The Hyphomonas sediminis genome contains a region encoding:
- a CDS encoding GNAT family N-acetyltransferase, whose translation MKNEEIRIRAYDPATDLKTLSQIWFDASLIAHAFIGEAQLRSQQVLIETQYLPSSETWVACRMDEPVGFISLLDTFVGGLFVKPGLQGFGIGRTLVEHAIGRKAELQLEVYADNLQACDFYRRLGFQELSRRERDDQGLPFENVHMVLRK comes from the coding sequence ATGAAGAACGAAGAAATACGGATCCGTGCCTATGACCCGGCAACGGACCTCAAAACACTGTCTCAAATCTGGTTTGATGCTTCCCTGATTGCGCATGCCTTCATTGGTGAAGCGCAATTGCGCAGCCAGCAGGTGCTGATTGAAACGCAATATCTCCCCAGTTCCGAAACCTGGGTGGCTTGCCGGATGGATGAGCCAGTCGGGTTCATCAGCCTGCTGGATACGTTTGTGGGCGGGCTTTTCGTGAAGCCGGGCCTTCAAGGGTTCGGGATAGGCCGAACGCTCGTCGAGCACGCTATTGGCCGGAAAGCTGAGCTTCAGCTGGAAGTCTACGCAGATAACCTTCAGGCATGCGACTTCTACCGCAGACTGGGCTTTCAGGAACTTTCCCGGCGGGAACGTGATGACCAGGGGCTGCCATTCGAGAATGTGCACATGGTTCTCAGAAAGTGA
- a CDS encoding DUF6891 domain-containing protein, with protein MSRLSEEDRNYLDQTARALVRGGYEPLEYIEESLLELVEDETETLSDRDLKIEVRNALIRAVADLTREQARWPVLTDYDRLQAAFDALEDEDIVARENFTCCGRCGASEIVDEIEDFAVETGRRAKGYVFFHQQDTERAIEGEGLYFNYGTADPDWSEEKSLAIGARLFDVLKSVGLRPQWDGDLGSRIAVSLDWKRRWEGPIPKPIKRWFF; from the coding sequence ATGTCACGCCTGTCGGAAGAGGATCGCAACTATCTCGACCAGACCGCCCGTGCCCTCGTGCGTGGCGGTTATGAGCCCCTCGAATATATTGAAGAGTCTCTCCTCGAACTCGTGGAAGATGAAACCGAAACCCTGTCCGATCGCGACCTCAAAATCGAGGTCCGCAACGCCCTCATCCGCGCCGTGGCCGATCTCACGCGCGAACAGGCCAGATGGCCCGTCCTGACCGATTACGACCGCCTGCAAGCCGCTTTCGATGCGCTGGAGGACGAAGACATCGTCGCGCGGGAGAATTTCACCTGCTGCGGCAGGTGCGGCGCTTCGGAGATCGTCGACGAGATCGAAGACTTTGCCGTCGAAACTGGCCGGCGCGCCAAAGGGTATGTCTTCTTCCACCAGCAAGACACCGAGCGCGCGATTGAAGGCGAGGGGCTCTACTTCAACTATGGCACCGCCGATCCGGACTGGAGTGAGGAAAAATCCCTCGCCATCGGCGCGCGGCTGTTCGATGTCCTGAAATCGGTCGGCCTGCGTCCGCAATGGGACGGCGACCTCGGCAGCCGCATCGCTGTCTCGCTCGACTGGAAACGCCGCTGGGAAGGCCCGATCCCCAAACCGATCAAGCGGTGGTTTTTCTGA
- a CDS encoding dihydrofolate reductase family protein, translating to MAKLVYALNQSLDGYVDYMEFAPDTDLFRHFIEDVRASAGTIYGRNMYEVMRYWDEEHPEWGAPEREYAEVWRKQPKWVVSGTLKSVGPNATLVSDNLEATVRDLKSRLSGYMEVSGPQLAHSLSKLGLIDEYRMYLHPVVIGAGKRYFAGPLSRLRLTATDRIGADVIRLTYVPA from the coding sequence ATGGCCAAACTCGTCTACGCCCTGAACCAGTCTCTCGACGGCTATGTCGATTATATGGAATTTGCGCCGGATACTGATCTTTTCCGGCACTTTATTGAGGACGTTCGCGCCTCAGCGGGTACGATCTATGGCCGCAACATGTATGAGGTGATGCGCTATTGGGATGAAGAACATCCCGAATGGGGCGCGCCGGAGCGGGAATATGCCGAGGTCTGGCGCAAGCAGCCCAAATGGGTCGTGTCCGGAACATTGAAATCGGTCGGCCCCAACGCGACGCTGGTGTCGGACAATCTGGAAGCCACGGTGCGCGACCTCAAATCCCGCCTTAGCGGCTATATGGAAGTCTCAGGCCCGCAACTCGCCCACAGCCTATCCAAGCTGGGCCTCATTGATGAGTATCGGATGTATCTTCACCCCGTCGTCATCGGCGCGGGAAAGCGCTATTTCGCCGGTCCGCTTTCCCGCCTGCGCCTGACAGCCACCGACCGTATCGGCGCCGATGTAATCCGCCTCACCTACGTTCCGGCCTGA
- the panD gene encoding aspartate 1-decarboxylase — MILSMLKAKLHGATVTQCDLHYEGSVSIDQDLLDASGILPHEKVDIWNVTNGARIQTYALEAPRGSRAIGVNGAAARHFAVGDTVIIAAFCGVEAEKARQHAPTVVLLGEGNEVKRTQ; from the coding sequence TTGATCCTCAGCATGCTCAAAGCAAAGCTTCACGGCGCAACCGTCACGCAATGTGACCTGCACTATGAAGGCTCGGTATCAATCGACCAGGATCTGCTCGATGCGTCGGGAATTCTGCCGCACGAGAAGGTCGACATCTGGAACGTGACAAATGGTGCCCGAATCCAGACCTATGCGCTGGAAGCGCCCCGCGGCTCGCGCGCGATTGGTGTGAATGGAGCAGCAGCCCGTCATTTTGCTGTGGGCGACACCGTGATCATTGCAGCTTTCTGCGGCGTGGAAGCCGAGAAAGCCCGCCAGCACGCACCGACCGTTGTGTTGCTGGGTGAGGGCAATGAGGTGAAGCGCACGCAATAA
- a CDS encoding LLM class flavin-dependent oxidoreductase, which translates to MAELSILELGRVREGFTRTDALNEARRLAQHAESWGYKRFWVAEHHNMPTVTTAATSLVISHIAAGTKTLRVGAGGIMLPNHAPYVIAEQFGTLEALYPGRIDLGLGRAPGTDQLTLRALRVHPEESERFPQDVVELQMWLGPVKEGQRIEAVPGSNSNVPLWILGSSLFGAHLAAELSLPYGFASHFAPQALDEALAVYRSRFKPNEKMAKPYALIGANIIAADTDEEARYLATSQQMSFANLVRGERKLTQPPIDDIDTYWSPMEKARAAAMLEVAIIGSRDTVKRGIDKLLARTNADEIMVVSDMYDPEKRLHSFEIIAEVMGAKNLSHA; encoded by the coding sequence TTGGCCGAACTCTCGATCCTTGAGCTGGGACGCGTGCGTGAAGGCTTTACACGCACCGACGCCCTGAACGAAGCACGCCGGCTAGCCCAGCACGCGGAAAGCTGGGGTTACAAGCGCTTCTGGGTTGCCGAACACCACAACATGCCAACCGTCACGACAGCGGCGACATCTCTGGTCATCAGTCACATTGCAGCTGGCACCAAAACCCTGCGCGTTGGCGCGGGTGGCATCATGCTGCCAAATCACGCGCCCTATGTGATTGCCGAACAATTCGGCACGCTGGAAGCGCTCTATCCCGGCCGGATCGACCTTGGCCTTGGCCGCGCGCCTGGCACTGACCAGCTGACCCTGCGCGCCCTCCGGGTGCACCCCGAAGAGTCCGAACGTTTCCCGCAGGATGTTGTCGAGCTTCAGATGTGGCTCGGCCCGGTGAAGGAAGGCCAGCGCATCGAAGCGGTTCCCGGTTCCAACTCCAATGTTCCGCTCTGGATCCTCGGCTCCAGCCTCTTTGGCGCACATTTGGCTGCCGAGCTGAGCCTGCCTTATGGCTTTGCCTCCCACTTTGCTCCGCAAGCGCTGGACGAAGCGCTCGCAGTCTACCGCTCAAGGTTCAAACCCAATGAGAAGATGGCCAAGCCCTATGCTTTGATTGGCGCCAACATCATTGCAGCCGATACCGATGAGGAAGCCCGCTACCTTGCCACGTCGCAGCAGATGTCCTTCGCCAATCTCGTGCGCGGCGAACGCAAGCTGACCCAGCCCCCCATCGACGACATCGACACCTATTGGAGCCCGATGGAAAAAGCCCGGGCTGCCGCCATGCTGGAAGTCGCCATCATCGGCTCGCGAGACACCGTGAAACGCGGGATCGACAAGCTGCTTGCACGGACGAATGCCGATGAAATCATGGTGGTCTCGGACATGTACGATCCCGAAAAGCGCCTGCACTCATTTGAGATCATCGCCGAAGTGATGGGCGCAAAAAACCTGTCCCACGCCTGA
- a CDS encoding glutamate--cysteine ligase, with protein sequence MTTPTSDIDEASPRISGKHELVEYLEAGSKPRTDWAIGTEHEKFGFIWDGLKPLPYEGKASVLAMLEGLRDRFGWEPILEGGYLIGLKKDGASVSLEPGGQFELSGAPLKSIHETCIEVGRHLKEVREIAQPLGVGFIGLGASPVWSMAETPVMPKGRYKIMTAYMDKVGRLGRQMMFRTSTVQTNLDFGSEADMIQKFRVSLALQPLGTALFANSPFLEGRPNGFLSYRSHIWTDTDPDRSGMLPFVFEDGFGFERYVDYALDVPMYFVRRGGKYLDASGLSFRDFMDGKLPILPGEKPAMDDFADHLSTIFPEVRLKRFLEMRGSDSGPWDRLCAFSAFWTGLLYSQSSLDAAWDLVKNWTAPEREAMRQAVRTLGLNTPIPGGRSMQDLAKEALEISRAGLKGRVLSAAGDDETGFLTGLDEIAASGVTPAERLLQRYYGPWNRDVSKVFAEEAY encoded by the coding sequence ATGACCACGCCAACGAGCGACATCGACGAAGCGTCACCGCGCATCTCTGGCAAGCATGAGCTGGTCGAGTACCTTGAAGCGGGCTCAAAGCCCCGTACCGACTGGGCCATCGGCACAGAGCATGAAAAATTTGGCTTCATCTGGGACGGCCTGAAGCCCTTGCCCTATGAAGGCAAAGCGTCCGTTCTGGCGATGCTGGAAGGCCTGCGGGACCGGTTCGGCTGGGAGCCGATTCTGGAGGGCGGATACCTCATCGGCCTCAAAAAAGACGGCGCCAGCGTAAGCCTTGAGCCCGGCGGGCAGTTCGAGCTTTCCGGCGCGCCGCTGAAATCCATCCACGAGACCTGTATCGAGGTGGGCCGCCACCTGAAGGAAGTGCGTGAGATTGCCCAGCCTCTTGGGGTCGGCTTCATTGGCCTTGGCGCCAGCCCCGTGTGGAGCATGGCGGAAACGCCGGTGATGCCCAAGGGACGCTACAAGATCATGACGGCCTATATGGACAAGGTGGGTCGCCTTGGCCGCCAGATGATGTTCCGCACTTCGACCGTGCAAACCAATCTCGATTTCGGCTCCGAAGCCGACATGATCCAGAAATTCCGCGTGTCGCTGGCGCTACAGCCGCTCGGCACGGCGCTGTTTGCGAACTCGCCCTTCCTTGAAGGCCGCCCGAATGGCTTCCTCTCCTACCGCTCGCATATCTGGACCGACACCGATCCGGACCGGTCCGGTATGCTGCCTTTCGTGTTCGAAGATGGATTCGGGTTTGAGCGCTATGTCGACTACGCCCTCGATGTGCCGATGTATTTCGTGCGCCGGGGCGGCAAATATCTCGACGCGTCGGGCCTTAGCTTCCGCGACTTTATGGATGGCAAGCTACCGATCCTGCCGGGTGAAAAGCCTGCGATGGACGACTTTGCCGATCACCTCTCCACCATCTTCCCGGAAGTGCGCCTGAAGCGCTTCCTGGAGATGCGCGGCTCAGATTCCGGCCCGTGGGACCGGCTCTGCGCCTTCTCCGCCTTCTGGACCGGCCTGCTCTATTCGCAATCCTCGCTGGATGCGGCTTGGGACCTGGTGAAGAACTGGACGGCGCCGGAGCGCGAAGCAATGCGCCAGGCGGTGCGTACACTCGGCCTCAATACGCCGATCCCCGGTGGCCGCTCGATGCAGGATCTTGCCAAAGAGGCGCTGGAAATCAGCCGGGCTGGCCTGAAGGGCCGCGTTCTTTCGGCGGCGGGCGACGATGAAACAGGCTTCCTGACGGGGCTCGACGAGATCGCCGCCTCGGGCGTCACGCCAGCCGAGCGCCTGCTGCAGCGCTATTACGGCCCGTGGAACCGCGACGTGAGCAAGGTCTTCGCCGAAGAGGCATATTGA
- a CDS encoding 16S rRNA (uracil(1498)-N(3))-methyltransferase translates to MATIPRLYVDAPLAEGGVLALDDEQSNYLLRVLRLEDGAAVRLFNGRDGEWSAQVQKVSGKRAEATPLKQTRSQQGQTGTRLTLLFAPVKKDQTDLIIEKATELGAARLVPVLTERTQTRTVRTDRFRKIALEAAEQTERLDLPEILEAAGLDAALDALPRGTALIFCDEAGDEAEAPWGGEAGRARPMLDVLAELKGRPAAILTGPEGGFTSGERAFLRGRADTWPVGLGPRILRAETAAISAMTLWQAVCGDWDQAGT, encoded by the coding sequence ATGGCCACGATCCCCCGTCTCTATGTTGACGCCCCCCTCGCCGAAGGCGGCGTCCTTGCGCTGGACGATGAACAATCGAACTACCTCCTGCGCGTCCTCCGGCTGGAGGATGGCGCGGCGGTCCGCCTGTTCAACGGGCGCGACGGGGAATGGTCTGCGCAGGTCCAGAAGGTGTCCGGCAAGCGCGCGGAAGCGACGCCGTTGAAACAAACACGGTCACAACAGGGACAAACCGGGACACGTCTGACCCTTCTCTTCGCGCCGGTGAAGAAGGACCAGACCGATCTTATCATCGAGAAGGCGACCGAGCTGGGCGCGGCCCGGTTGGTGCCGGTCCTCACCGAGCGGACCCAGACCCGGACCGTGCGCACCGACCGGTTCCGCAAGATCGCGCTGGAAGCCGCAGAGCAGACCGAGCGGCTGGACCTGCCGGAGATCCTCGAAGCCGCCGGGCTCGACGCGGCGCTGGACGCCCTGCCCCGCGGCACAGCCCTGATCTTCTGCGACGAAGCCGGCGACGAGGCCGAAGCCCCCTGGGGCGGCGAGGCGGGCCGGGCAAGGCCGATGCTGGACGTGCTGGCAGAATTGAAGGGACGCCCCGCCGCGATCCTCACCGGCCCGGAAGGCGGCTTCACCTCCGGCGAGCGCGCCTTCCTGCGCGGGCGGGCGGATACCTGGCCGGTCGGCCTCGGCCCCCGCATCCTGAGGGCAGAAACGGCGGCGATTTCAGCGATGACACTGTGGCAGGCCGTGTGTGGGGACTGGGATCAGGCCGGAACGTAG
- a CDS encoding pseudouridine synthase: MTLILFNKPFGVLSQFTDEGSGKPTLKDYIHLPGVYPAGRLDFDSEGLLILTNDGRQQAQIANPKHKLPKTYLAQVEGIPSEDALISLRRGVDLKDGRTRPALARIVPEPKNLWPRDPPIRYRKSVPDTWVELSITEGKNRQVRRMTAAVGHPTLRLIRIRIGDWDLDGIEPGKWRKA, encoded by the coding sequence ATGACCCTCATCCTGTTCAATAAGCCTTTTGGCGTCCTCAGCCAGTTTACCGACGAAGGCAGCGGCAAACCCACACTGAAGGATTACATACACTTGCCGGGCGTTTATCCCGCCGGCAGGCTGGATTTCGACAGCGAGGGCCTGCTCATCCTAACCAATGACGGCCGCCAGCAGGCGCAAATTGCCAATCCAAAACACAAGCTGCCGAAGACCTATCTGGCGCAGGTCGAGGGCATTCCCTCCGAAGACGCGCTTATCTCCCTCCGGCGAGGAGTCGACCTGAAAGACGGGCGAACACGACCGGCCCTCGCGCGCATTGTGCCCGAGCCCAAAAATCTCTGGCCGCGCGATCCGCCCATCCGCTACCGGAAATCCGTGCCAGACACCTGGGTCGAGCTCTCAATCACAGAAGGGAAAAACAGGCAGGTGCGCCGCATGACGGCAGCAGTTGGCCACCCCACGCTCAGGTTAATCCGCATACGCATCGGCGACTGGGACCTGGATGGCATTGAACCGGGGAAATGGCGCAAAGCCTGA
- a CDS encoding peptide MFS transporter → MTDTTIPASEKSFLGHPRGLVICFLTEMWERFSYYGMRGLLLLYLTQHFLFSDERSNVIYGAYIALVYIMSIVGGVLSDKYLGQRKAVTFGAILLVAGHFGMAFEGQGSRETLITQAGNYEVQAEGRDNRRQLFLDYDGESRRVIFRSTHYAMLGDQRLLPIGEDGTGDYEVQRRARSFIQNICALANLGCAGPEPETTLYLNGVSYHIDETADGMIVEMDGQKIALSEHSETDILLLADATTAAAPDTSAPVAVFADGTFSTEVEQQKLYVNILYISLALIIAGVGFLKPNISTIVGDLYPEGDPRRDGGFTLFYMGINLGSFLATWTCGILGIVYGWAWGFGAAGLGMLFGLVVFQYGQPWLDGKAEPPSREKLREKVFGIITVETACYASALGIIGVSIALLMNAGIVNTLAMITGIGMFVALIGYSIVRLKGAARTRMWAAVYFAVAQIPFWSLFEQAGSSLTLVTSRLVDTNIFGWNVPTPVFQSLNAGFIFLFAPVVAWLWLWLAKRGWEPSTPVKFAIGVFGAGLGYLVLVGGMSGTGAAALTPVFFIFAIYWIHTISELMLSPVGLSAMTKLAPASLVGLFMAAWFVYSGLGNAMSGVIAAAAGAETVGGQIIDVADAKSNYIQVFSSIGYIGMLIGFLMLLIAPLVKRWMAEANVEERPLSTDSVGHN, encoded by the coding sequence GTGACAGATACGACAATACCAGCTTCAGAGAAGAGCTTTCTGGGGCATCCGAGGGGGCTGGTTATCTGCTTTCTCACCGAGATGTGGGAACGTTTCTCCTATTACGGGATGCGTGGCCTTCTGCTGCTCTACCTGACCCAGCACTTCCTGTTCTCGGATGAGCGGTCGAACGTGATTTACGGCGCCTACATCGCGCTTGTTTACATCATGTCGATTGTCGGCGGCGTCCTGTCGGACAAGTATTTGGGGCAGCGCAAGGCAGTCACGTTCGGCGCAATCTTACTGGTCGCGGGCCATTTCGGGATGGCGTTCGAAGGACAGGGCTCGCGCGAAACGCTGATCACGCAGGCAGGCAATTACGAAGTTCAGGCCGAAGGGCGCGATAATCGCCGGCAACTGTTCCTTGATTACGATGGCGAAAGCCGCCGCGTCATCTTCCGCTCCACCCACTATGCCATGCTGGGGGACCAGCGCCTTCTCCCCATCGGCGAAGATGGCACGGGCGATTATGAAGTACAGCGCCGCGCGCGCAGCTTCATCCAGAATATCTGCGCACTCGCAAACCTCGGCTGCGCTGGTCCGGAGCCGGAAACCACGCTCTACCTGAATGGGGTGTCCTACCACATCGACGAGACTGCCGACGGCATGATCGTCGAGATGGATGGGCAGAAGATTGCGCTTTCCGAGCATAGCGAGACCGACATTCTTCTGCTGGCGGATGCTACGACCGCCGCTGCGCCGGACACCTCAGCGCCTGTTGCCGTCTTTGCGGACGGCACATTCTCCACGGAAGTTGAGCAGCAGAAGCTCTATGTGAATATTCTCTACATCTCGCTGGCGCTGATCATTGCCGGTGTGGGCTTCCTGAAGCCGAATATTTCCACCATCGTGGGTGATCTCTATCCGGAAGGCGATCCGCGCCGGGATGGCGGCTTCACGCTATTTTATATGGGCATCAACCTCGGTTCGTTCCTGGCGACCTGGACCTGCGGTATTCTCGGCATCGTCTATGGCTGGGCCTGGGGTTTCGGCGCGGCCGGGCTCGGGATGTTGTTCGGCCTCGTCGTATTCCAGTATGGCCAGCCCTGGCTCGACGGGAAAGCAGAGCCGCCCTCGCGTGAGAAACTGCGCGAGAAAGTCTTTGGTATCATCACCGTCGAGACGGCTTGCTATGCATCGGCGCTGGGCATTATCGGCGTTTCGATTGCGCTGTTGATGAATGCCGGCATCGTCAACACGCTGGCGATGATCACCGGCATTGGCATGTTCGTCGCGCTGATCGGTTATTCGATCGTCCGTCTCAAGGGCGCTGCCCGCACACGTATGTGGGCGGCGGTTTATTTTGCTGTGGCGCAGATCCCGTTCTGGTCCCTTTTCGAGCAGGCGGGTTCCTCGCTGACGCTGGTGACCAGCCGTCTCGTCGACACCAACATCTTTGGATGGAACGTTCCGACACCAGTGTTCCAGTCGCTCAATGCGGGCTTTATCTTCCTGTTCGCGCCAGTTGTTGCTTGGCTGTGGCTGTGGCTCGCAAAGCGAGGCTGGGAGCCTTCTACGCCTGTGAAATTCGCCATCGGCGTGTTTGGTGCGGGTCTCGGCTATCTGGTGCTTGTCGGCGGCATGTCTGGCACGGGCGCTGCTGCGCTTACCCCAGTGTTTTTCATCTTCGCGATCTACTGGATTCACACGATTTCCGAGCTGATGCTCTCGCCCGTCGGCCTGTCGGCCATGACGAAACTGGCGCCAGCGTCGCTGGTTGGCTTGTTCATGGCCGCATGGTTTGTCTATTCGGGCCTTGGCAACGCCATGTCAGGTGTCATCGCGGCGGCGGCTGGCGCAGAAACAGTTGGTGGACAGATCATCGATGTGGCTGATGCGAAATCAAATTACATCCAGGTATTCTCGTCCATCGGTTATATCGGGATGCTGATCGGATTCCTGATGCTGCTGATTGCCCCGCTCGTGAAGCGCTGGATGGCGGAAGCTAATGTTGAGGAGCGTCCGCTGAGCACCGACTCCGTCGGCCACAACTGA
- the ubiA gene encoding 4-hydroxybenzoate octaprenyltransferase yields the protein MNTRQPPETAGDFSIPADSALPRWLRGLPKAWQPYAMLARLDRPVGVWLLFLPCVMGLGFARFSTGLAPIDALWIVLFLIGATVMRGAGCTWNDITDKEFDARVARTAARPIPSGAVSVKQAYAFLLAQLGVGFLIWIALPGDAKLAALLAIPLVVIYPYTKRVTWWPQAWLGLTFNWGVYVGAATADVITGPTYILYSGLILWTIAYDTIYALQDREDDALIGVRSTARLFGQRAVLICFGFHLGAAALIGLGAYAQGAGRLGAVTALAFLAHGAWQAMTLKTKGEGEALRMFKSNVLAGAIVAAGFLIAAMVP from the coding sequence ATGAACACCCGCCAACCCCCTGAGACTGCCGGAGATTTCAGCATTCCGGCTGATTCCGCGCTGCCCCGCTGGCTGCGCGGCTTGCCCAAGGCGTGGCAGCCCTATGCCATGCTGGCGCGGCTCGACCGGCCGGTCGGCGTCTGGCTGCTGTTCCTGCCTTGCGTGATGGGGCTCGGCTTTGCGCGTTTCTCTACCGGGCTGGCGCCGATCGATGCGCTTTGGATTGTGCTGTTCCTGATCGGGGCCACGGTAATGCGCGGTGCAGGCTGCACCTGGAACGACATCACCGACAAGGAATTCGACGCCAGAGTTGCCCGCACGGCTGCCCGACCCATCCCGTCCGGCGCGGTCTCGGTCAAGCAGGCCTACGCCTTCCTGCTGGCGCAGCTGGGCGTAGGGTTCCTGATCTGGATTGCATTGCCGGGCGACGCGAAGCTGGCGGCGCTACTCGCCATCCCGCTGGTGGTGATCTACCCCTATACGAAGCGCGTCACCTGGTGGCCGCAGGCCTGGCTGGGGCTCACCTTCAATTGGGGCGTCTATGTCGGCGCGGCGACCGCCGATGTGATCACCGGGCCAACCTACATTCTTTATTCCGGCCTCATACTCTGGACGATCGCCTACGACACGATCTACGCCCTGCAGGACCGGGAAGATGACGCACTGATCGGCGTGCGTTCCACCGCGCGTCTGTTTGGGCAGCGCGCGGTGTTGATCTGCTTTGGCTTCCATCTGGGCGCAGCCGCGCTGATCGGCCTTGGCGCCTATGCGCAGGGTGCCGGCAGGCTGGGCGCGGTGACCGCGCTGGCATTCCTCGCCCATGGTGCATGGCAGGCGATGACCCTGAAGACCAAGGGCGAAGGTGAGGCGCTGCGCATGTTCAAGTCAAACGTTCTGGCGGGCGCGATCGTCGCTGCAGGCTTCCTTATCGCGGCCATGGTGCCCTGA
- a CDS encoding mechanosensitive ion channel family protein, translating into MAAPAVLNELEGWWQSNAPAWATNATDWIVGIWNEGAYGLTFGQIITVTVIMSLAILLRGLIAKTAVVWITRAAAGSHTKVDDALVHAISLPLRVIPVVIGIYASIQILNVDPQIENFANKLMQSVVTLTVFWSLSRAVRMLEYVMSGLKNSLSGPAVDWMIKALQFILIALGLGAVAQQWGIAVAPLLAGLGVFGIAVGLGAQDLFRNLISGLLIIGEKRFVPGEWILVDGVVEGTVVRINFRSTLVRRFDQSPVYVPNSKLADAAVTNFSRMTHRRIRWAVGVEYSTSVDQLKNIRQELEDWLMNDDRIAKPPEVALFVRVDAFNASSIDFLIYTFTKTTNWGEWLKIKEEFAYAVMDIIERNGAAFAFPSQTIYMNQEDPPELMVPPSGTGQGPKRLAPPDNSRAGAQGSTSDEASSSSEMSESAESA; encoded by the coding sequence ATGGCAGCGCCGGCTGTATTGAATGAACTTGAAGGCTGGTGGCAGTCAAACGCTCCAGCATGGGCGACAAATGCAACAGATTGGATTGTAGGCATCTGGAATGAAGGTGCTTATGGCCTTACCTTTGGGCAGATTATTACCGTCACAGTTATTATGTCTCTGGCGATTCTGCTGCGCGGACTGATCGCCAAAACAGCTGTTGTCTGGATCACACGAGCCGCAGCCGGATCACACACCAAAGTCGATGACGCGCTCGTTCACGCAATCTCATTGCCGCTCCGCGTCATACCGGTTGTTATCGGGATCTACGCCTCGATCCAGATCCTGAATGTTGATCCTCAGATCGAAAACTTCGCCAACAAGCTAATGCAGTCTGTTGTTACACTGACGGTTTTCTGGTCGCTGTCGCGCGCCGTCCGAATGCTCGAATACGTCATGTCGGGACTCAAGAACTCGCTGTCGGGTCCGGCCGTCGACTGGATGATTAAAGCGCTGCAATTTATTCTCATCGCGCTGGGCCTGGGCGCCGTTGCACAGCAATGGGGTATCGCCGTTGCGCCTCTCCTTGCCGGTCTGGGTGTATTCGGCATCGCGGTCGGCCTTGGGGCGCAGGATTTGTTCCGCAATCTCATCTCCGGGCTGCTTATCATTGGCGAGAAACGTTTTGTGCCCGGCGAATGGATCCTGGTGGATGGTGTGGTCGAGGGTACGGTCGTGCGCATCAACTTCCGCTCGACGCTTGTGCGCCGCTTTGACCAGAGCCCGGTGTATGTTCCCAACTCAAAGCTCGCAGATGCCGCCGTGACGAACTTTTCGCGCATGACACATCGCCGGATCAGGTGGGCTGTCGGCGTGGAATATTCGACGAGCGTCGACCAGCTCAAAAACATAAGACAAGAGCTGGAAGACTGGCTGATGAACGATGACCGCATCGCCAAACCGCCGGAAGTCGCCCTGTTTGTCCGTGTTGATGCATTCAACGCCAGCTCGATCGACTTCTTGATCTACACCTTCACCAAAACCACAAATTGGGGTGAGTGGCTGAAGATCAAGGAAGAGTTCGCCTATGCGGTCATGGACATCATTGAACGTAACGGCGCTGCCTTCGCCTTCCCGAGCCAGACCATCTACATGAACCAGGAAGACCCGCCGGAACTAATGGTGCCCCCGTCCGGAACAGGACAAGGCCCCAAGCGGCTCGCCCCCCCGGACAACTCCCGCGCCGGGGCCCAGGGCTCCACCAGCGATGAGGCCTCTTCCTCTTCCGAGATGAGTGAAAGCGCCGAATCCGCCTGA